From a region of the Leptospira kmetyi serovar Malaysia str. Bejo-Iso9 genome:
- a CDS encoding Re/Si-specific NAD(P)(+) transhydrogenase subunit alpha codes for MNIGILKEAKEETRVSVTPDIVDALKKIGATVLVEKGAGEQSFYHDEDYKKAGASLVSRQDVLSKSNIIVSIHLADPATLAKIKSGTIYLGMFQPAMNAQTIQKLAAKKVEVLSLDAIARITRAQSMDVLSSQATVAGYKAVLLAASHLARFFPMLTTAAGTITPASVLIIGAGVAGLQAIASSRRLGAVVDVFDTRPEVKEQVQSLGAKFVEVEGASHSAAAGGYAVEQTEEYKKRQQEAIDKYAQRADVIITTALIPGRKAPLLITKKIVDNMKSGSVVVDLASSMGGNCEYTKHGQNVITPKGVTVIGHKNLAGSIPADASKMFSKNVLNFLKLLIKDKKINLDLSDEILSSTSITHEGEVRHKLTLDALGNKSGTAKPNKSASKK; via the coding sequence ATGAATATTGGAATTTTAAAAGAAGCTAAAGAAGAAACAAGAGTATCCGTAACTCCAGACATCGTAGATGCATTGAAGAAAATCGGAGCAACCGTCCTTGTGGAAAAAGGCGCCGGAGAACAATCCTTCTATCACGACGAAGATTATAAAAAAGCCGGAGCAAGTCTGGTTTCTCGTCAAGACGTTCTCAGCAAATCCAATATCATCGTAAGCATTCATCTTGCGGATCCTGCGACATTGGCGAAGATCAAATCGGGAACGATTTATCTCGGGATGTTCCAACCGGCTATGAACGCGCAAACCATCCAAAAGCTCGCCGCTAAAAAAGTGGAGGTTTTAAGTTTGGACGCGATCGCGAGAATCACAAGAGCGCAGTCTATGGACGTTCTATCTTCTCAAGCGACCGTTGCCGGATACAAAGCGGTTCTTCTCGCGGCTTCTCACTTAGCGAGATTCTTTCCTATGCTTACGACCGCGGCCGGAACGATTACTCCCGCTTCTGTTCTTATCATCGGAGCCGGTGTTGCCGGTTTACAAGCGATCGCTTCCAGCAGAAGATTGGGCGCGGTAGTGGACGTATTCGATACAAGACCCGAAGTGAAAGAGCAGGTTCAATCTCTCGGTGCTAAGTTCGTGGAAGTGGAAGGCGCTTCGCATTCCGCGGCTGCGGGCGGTTACGCGGTTGAACAAACCGAGGAATACAAAAAACGCCAACAAGAAGCGATCGATAAATACGCGCAAAGAGCGGACGTTATCATCACGACCGCTTTGATTCCGGGTAGAAAAGCTCCGTTATTGATTACTAAAAAGATCGTGGATAACATGAAATCCGGTTCGGTCGTAGTGGATCTCGCGTCCTCTATGGGCGGAAACTGCGAATATACAAAACACGGACAAAACGTGATTACTCCGAAAGGAGTCACCGTGATCGGTCATAAAAATCTCGCGGGTTCGATTCCTGCGGACGCATCCAAAATGTTCAGCAAAAACGTTTTGAATTTTCTCAAACTGTTGATTAAGGACAAGAAGATCAATTTGGATCTGAGTGACGAAATTCTTTCTTCCACTTCGATCACTCACGAAGGAGAAGTTCGTCATAAACTTACGTTGGATGCTTTGGGAAATAAATCAGGAACAGCAAAACCTAATAAGAGCGCTTCCAAGAAATAA
- a CDS encoding phosphatase PAP2 family protein: MIQIVDQIDFSFSTWIRTKLHNPRLSHILSKINRGEVFLVILLPLLYFKNDLPFAWYWVLLFTGSVTYANDRFVLFLKKLIARKRPLITVAGKVDSNPDMKHSFPSAHAANSMTAVLILVLLFKFSPALILISFLAGVGRLLSLHHFVSDVIGGWIIGTIFGFTGLFLGSALIRFCCS, encoded by the coding sequence TTGATACAAATCGTAGACCAGATCGATTTTTCATTCTCCACTTGGATTCGGACAAAACTCCACAATCCTAGGCTGAGTCATATTCTTTCCAAAATCAATCGCGGCGAAGTTTTTCTCGTGATTCTTCTTCCGCTTTTGTATTTCAAAAACGATCTTCCTTTCGCTTGGTATTGGGTTCTTTTATTTACGGGTTCGGTGACTTATGCGAACGATCGGTTCGTTCTTTTTTTAAAGAAGCTGATCGCTCGAAAAAGACCTTTGATAACCGTTGCGGGAAAAGTGGATTCGAATCCGGACATGAAACATTCGTTTCCGTCTGCGCACGCGGCCAATTCGATGACTGCGGTTTTGATTCTTGTGCTTTTGTTTAAATTCTCTCCGGCCTTGATTCTAATTAGTTTCTTAGCCGGAGTAGGAAGGTTGCTTTCTCTACATCACTTTGTAAGCGACGTGATCGGCGGTTGGATCATCGGAACGATCTTCGGTTTTACTGGCTTATTTCTTGGAAGCGCTCTTATTAGGTTTTGCTGTTCCTGA
- the hisS gene encoding histidine--tRNA ligase produces the protein MENQKNFLTTAPYKGTRDFYPEEMRLRNWMFSVMRETVLSFGYEEYDGPILESFDLYKAKSGEEIVERQLYDFIDKGERRVAIRPEMTPTLARMVAGNLRNLPRPVRWFSIPNLWRYEQPGKGRLREHWQLNVDLFGVDTHRAELEILLIADSILKKFGAPSGSYQIKVSHRKLLDSFLKGSLKLNEDQVHGVSKLLDKKSKISPEAFEAEIKPLLDNFDEQFALIEKYLSSNLETVSSIPGIDPDSVSFIQNLFKELGELGVDKQLVFDPSIIRGFDYYTGCIFEVFDTNPENRRSLYGGGRYDNLIGLFSKEQLSGIGFGLGDVTLKNFLEGHKLIPNLSRETTLFLPIMDDSLFVETFKLSKELRENGILTETMLDSAKIGKQIQTAEKKGYRYVLFLGESEIRTETVQIKDLVSGEQKSLPRKGLSDILKKDFQL, from the coding sequence TTGGAAAATCAGAAAAACTTTTTAACCACAGCCCCTTATAAGGGAACTAGAGACTTTTATCCGGAGGAAATGCGACTCCGGAATTGGATGTTTTCCGTAATGCGCGAGACAGTTTTGTCTTTCGGTTACGAGGAATACGACGGACCTATCTTAGAATCTTTCGATCTTTACAAAGCGAAAAGCGGCGAAGAGATCGTAGAGCGCCAATTATACGATTTTATAGACAAGGGAGAAAGACGAGTTGCGATTCGTCCCGAAATGACCCCCACACTCGCGAGAATGGTCGCGGGAAATCTTCGCAATCTTCCCCGCCCGGTTCGCTGGTTTTCGATTCCGAATTTATGGCGTTACGAACAACCCGGTAAGGGCAGACTCCGAGAACACTGGCAATTAAACGTAGATCTTTTCGGAGTCGACACACATCGGGCCGAACTCGAAATTCTTTTGATCGCGGATTCGATTCTAAAAAAATTCGGAGCTCCTTCTGGAAGTTATCAGATCAAGGTTTCTCATAGAAAACTTCTCGATAGTTTTTTAAAGGGTTCCTTAAAACTCAATGAGGATCAGGTTCACGGAGTTTCCAAACTTCTGGATAAAAAATCCAAAATTTCTCCCGAAGCTTTCGAAGCGGAAATCAAACCGCTTCTCGATAATTTCGATGAGCAGTTTGCGCTGATCGAAAAATATCTTTCTTCCAATTTGGAAACGGTTTCTTCGATTCCCGGAATCGATCCCGATTCGGTTTCTTTCATTCAAAATTTATTCAAAGAACTCGGAGAACTCGGGGTCGACAAACAACTCGTATTCGATCCTTCGATCATCCGCGGATTCGATTATTATACCGGTTGTATCTTCGAAGTGTTCGATACCAACCCCGAAAACAGAAGATCTTTGTACGGCGGCGGCCGATACGATAACCTGATCGGACTTTTTTCCAAAGAACAACTTTCTGGAATCGGTTTCGGATTAGGCGACGTGACTCTCAAAAACTTTTTGGAAGGTCATAAACTCATTCCGAATTTAAGCCGCGAAACGACTTTGTTTCTTCCGATCATGGACGATTCTCTCTTCGTTGAAACTTTCAAACTTTCGAAGGAACTTCGTGAGAATGGAATTCTCACCGAAACGATGTTAGATTCCGCGAAAATCGGAAAACAAATTCAGACCGCGGAAAAAAAAGGTTATCGCTACGTATTGTTTCTTGGAGAATCGGAAATCCGCACGGAAACGGTTCAAATCAAGGACCTCGTTTCCGGTGAACAGAAAAGCCTTCCGAGAAAAGGCCTTTCCGATATTCTTAAAAAAGATTTTCAACTTTGA
- a CDS encoding DUF1577 domain-containing protein encodes MTVQYQKYLQAPRSWETIQDLNKIKYILKEYIHFQGLLVKESPFHQELKPMEIREDGTFVFPIDSTLTNVNDELVLYRTLSKHIEIGFEVIEKNDTQIVCKPVFAKIAKTQRMSPRIEGLIGKVISHKFLIPRKELEINKVLGTSGQIILNDLNRKVKQIYPSSRLVFSSSKELSPEEELVKKFKKPIYIEDTSLLDSSADGEFGDLDLIPIKETLQEELILEERIRFFKGSKTRSLLIYPILFKNGVEDQIFAMGVIESSDGPVSDKVIPLYKEMEEIFNSRMGDSNTKSLDIRQNVLNISEGGILLEVTESELIESFLHKPVFTADITFKMQAPLRFAFHIRHISQVGEIYHVGAEIVGSNDAKANMTLLKKNMNFIKTQ; translated from the coding sequence ATGACAGTACAATATCAAAAATATCTGCAAGCTCCGAGGTCTTGGGAAACGATCCAAGACCTCAATAAGATAAAATATATTCTCAAGGAATACATTCACTTTCAAGGTTTACTCGTTAAGGAGTCCCCTTTTCATCAGGAACTAAAACCTATGGAAATCAGAGAGGACGGAACATTCGTTTTTCCGATCGACTCTACTTTGACGAACGTAAACGACGAACTCGTTCTTTACAGAACTCTTTCCAAACATATAGAAATCGGTTTCGAAGTGATCGAAAAAAACGACACTCAGATCGTATGCAAACCCGTATTCGCAAAAATCGCAAAAACGCAAAGAATGTCACCTCGTATCGAGGGTTTGATCGGAAAAGTCATCTCGCATAAATTCCTGATTCCGAGAAAAGAATTAGAAATCAATAAAGTACTCGGGACCTCGGGGCAAATCATTCTCAACGATTTGAACCGCAAGGTGAAACAGATTTATCCTTCTTCCAGACTCGTATTCAGTTCTTCTAAAGAACTTTCTCCCGAAGAAGAATTGGTGAAGAAGTTCAAAAAACCGATTTATATCGAAGATACTTCGCTTTTGGATTCGAGCGCGGATGGAGAGTTCGGGGATTTGGATTTGATTCCGATCAAGGAAACCCTTCAGGAAGAATTGATCCTCGAAGAAAGAATCCGTTTTTTCAAAGGAAGCAAAACCCGATCCTTGCTTATCTATCCGATCTTGTTTAAGAACGGAGTCGAGGATCAAATCTTTGCCATGGGTGTGATCGAATCCAGCGACGGGCCCGTTTCCGACAAAGTGATTCCACTCTACAAAGAGATGGAAGAAATCTTCAATTCGAGAATGGGAGATTCCAATACGAAGTCTTTGGACATTCGTCAGAACGTTCTCAATATCTCGGAAGGCGGAATCCTTCTCGAAGTAACCGAATCCGAGTTGATCGAATCCTTCTTACATAAACCCGTTTTTACCGCGGACATTACCTTTAAGATGCAAGCCCCTCTGCGATTCGCATTTCATATCCGACATATTTCCCAAGTCGGAGAAATCTATCACGTGGGCGCAGAAATAGTTGGCTCCAACGATGCTAAGGCAAATATGACTCTATTGAAGAAAAATATGAACTTCATTAAGACTCAGTAA
- a CDS encoding OmpA family protein codes for MRPFSKSIFFLFLCVLSPVFAQPLPDLPEKQFGQPLNTQNDEYNPIISPDGRYIVFQSNRPGGEGGMDIWISENVRFLDKESPAEWTKPVNMNQNIREELKRPSVQGMRKPNLFNSNAFEGGASILFDSNNAPSEIYFTSTINPAINRAGFEGLNIYRTIKDKKTGRWSEPEHLNEINSNFNEKMPAISPDGNFLIFSSDRPGGYGDFDLWISVRNAKNGTWSQPKNLGSPLNSSESEILPFIHQDGEQLYFSSNREDERKKFKIFRIFLRYKSALDNMLEDEEETEEPAPTKSNEISVPKVDQSSLLLLPKPFNTDKWEGHDNEGISFDRDGIWAYTSSNRSGGEGQFDIYRFQVPESLRNSYTLNFKGLVLDGSEKTMIGLDSTLKIYDGNKPANVITSKRIGGDLTKGKPSNFATTLQTGRVYKVEISSPGFHPQEDILDLRGNIGKNRKVYRTYVLLPIKTGEGKTEESKVEAPVDNQTPTSAPMKVVVADATTKQIISEAKVTLFTPINRKGESLIQEADKKSFLVNKLPESDFELFATAPKYISESVNVIQKNISKNGTVTIFLKAEKDVDPIYNLHVYFEFNKTKITDDNKKLLAPLVDYLVKNASDKIEIGGHTDNVASKEYNTRLSAKRARNVYEYLLSKGISEKRMKVRAYWYSQPEAENETETGRSKNRRVGFRKL; via the coding sequence ATGCGTCCTTTTTCGAAATCGATTTTCTTTTTGTTTCTTTGCGTTCTTTCGCCCGTTTTTGCACAACCTTTGCCGGATCTACCCGAAAAACAATTCGGGCAACCTCTCAACACGCAGAACGACGAATACAATCCGATCATCAGCCCGGACGGCCGTTACATCGTCTTTCAATCCAATCGTCCCGGCGGAGAAGGCGGGATGGATATTTGGATCTCGGAGAACGTTCGGTTCTTGGATAAGGAAAGTCCTGCGGAATGGACCAAACCCGTAAACATGAATCAAAACATTCGGGAAGAATTAAAGCGACCTTCCGTTCAAGGAATGCGCAAACCGAATCTGTTTAACTCGAACGCGTTCGAAGGAGGCGCTTCGATCTTATTCGATTCGAACAACGCACCTTCCGAAATTTATTTCACGTCCACGATCAACCCTGCGATCAACCGCGCGGGTTTCGAAGGTTTGAATATTTACAGAACGATCAAGGATAAAAAAACGGGAAGATGGAGCGAACCGGAACATCTGAACGAAATCAATTCCAACTTCAACGAGAAGATGCCCGCGATATCGCCGGACGGAAATTTTTTGATCTTCTCATCCGATCGTCCCGGAGGTTACGGAGATTTCGATCTTTGGATTTCCGTTCGAAACGCGAAGAACGGGACTTGGTCTCAACCTAAGAATTTAGGTTCTCCTCTCAATTCTTCCGAAAGCGAAATTCTTCCGTTTATCCATCAAGACGGAGAACAGCTTTATTTCAGTTCCAATCGGGAAGACGAACGAAAGAAGTTTAAGATTTTTAGAATATTCTTAAGATATAAATCGGCTCTCGATAATATGCTCGAAGACGAGGAGGAAACGGAAGAACCCGCTCCGACCAAATCGAACGAAATCTCCGTTCCCAAAGTCGACCAATCTTCTTTACTCCTGCTCCCAAAACCGTTTAACACGGATAAGTGGGAAGGCCACGATAACGAGGGAATCAGTTTCGATCGGGACGGGATCTGGGCTTATACTTCCTCCAATCGAAGCGGCGGAGAAGGTCAATTCGACATTTATCGTTTTCAAGTTCCGGAATCGCTCCGTAATTCGTACACTCTGAATTTCAAAGGTCTCGTTTTGGACGGCTCCGAAAAAACGATGATCGGTTTGGATTCCACTCTGAAAATTTACGACGGCAATAAACCCGCAAACGTAATCACTTCCAAAAGAATCGGCGGTGATCTCACAAAGGGAAAACCTTCCAATTTTGCGACCACACTTCAAACCGGAAGGGTTTATAAAGTCGAAATCAGTTCTCCGGGTTTCCATCCCCAAGAAGATATTTTGGATCTCCGCGGAAACATCGGTAAGAATAGAAAAGTATATCGGACTTATGTTCTTCTCCCTATAAAAACCGGAGAAGGAAAAACGGAAGAATCCAAAGTAGAAGCGCCCGTCGATAACCAAACTCCTACGTCGGCGCCGATGAAAGTGGTTGTAGCGGATGCCACAACGAAACAAATTATTTCCGAAGCAAAAGTTACACTTTTTACACCGATTAACCGCAAAGGAGAATCCTTGATTCAGGAAGCGGACAAAAAATCGTTTCTGGTCAATAAATTACCGGAGAGCGATTTCGAGTTGTTTGCCACCGCTCCGAAATATATTTCCGAGAGCGTAAACGTTATTCAAAAAAATATTTCCAAAAATGGGACCGTGACAATTTTTCTTAAAGCGGAGAAGGACGTAGATCCGATCTATAATCTACACGTTTACTTCGAATTTAATAAAACAAAAATCACGGACGATAACAAAAAGTTACTAGCTCCTCTTGTAGACTATCTTGTTAAAAATGCGTCCGATAAAATTGAAATTGGGGGACACACGGATAACGTAGCCTCCAAGGAATACAATACAAGATTGAGCGCCAAAAGAGCTCGTAACGTTTACGAATATCTTCTTTCTAAGGGGATTTCCGAAAAACGGATGAAGGTGAGAGCTTATTGGTATTCACAACCGGAAGCAGAAAATGAGACAGAAACCGGAAGGTCAAAAAACAGAAGAGTCGGCTTTAGAAAGCTCTAA
- the folP gene encoding dihydropteroate synthase translates to METKLDSNSSAQSPTIFGVLNITEDSFSDGGKYLTHSASSQKADSLVSEGADVVDLGAQSSNIQAGLVGPEIEWVRMKNLIPDLIAKGIRVSVDSFQPEVIANSLAAGAEFINHIRGFVDEASIREISKFSGTNRKFILMYSHNHANRPEVQSHLTRENVLSEIVKFFRERTKALLSAGISREQLIFDPGMGFFLSPDFQVSFEVLRKIKTLKEEFSPMMVSVTKKSFLGNALGGLDVSEREIATVIAELYLSIRKVEYIRTHEPKNLKQALKIWDLLR, encoded by the coding sequence ATGGAAACTAAGCTGGATTCGAATTCTTCGGCGCAATCTCCCACGATCTTTGGCGTTTTGAACATCACGGAAGATTCGTTTTCGGACGGAGGAAAATATCTCACGCATTCGGCGTCTTCTCAAAAGGCGGATTCTCTCGTAAGCGAAGGCGCGGACGTAGTCGATTTAGGCGCTCAGTCTTCCAATATCCAAGCGGGTTTGGTCGGACCCGAAATCGAATGGGTGAGAATGAAGAATCTGATTCCCGATCTGATCGCAAAAGGAATTCGCGTTTCCGTCGATTCTTTTCAACCCGAGGTGATCGCGAATTCATTGGCGGCCGGTGCGGAGTTTATCAATCATATTCGCGGTTTTGTGGACGAGGCATCGATCCGCGAAATTTCAAAATTCTCGGGAACAAATCGAAAGTTTATTTTGATGTATTCTCACAATCACGCGAATCGCCCCGAAGTTCAATCTCATCTCACAAGGGAGAATGTACTTTCCGAAATCGTAAAATTCTTTCGGGAAAGAACAAAGGCTTTGTTGAGCGCGGGAATTTCCCGCGAGCAGTTGATCTTCGATCCGGGAATGGGTTTTTTTCTAAGCCCCGATTTTCAAGTGAGCTTTGAGGTTTTAAGAAAAATCAAAACTCTTAAGGAAGAATTTTCCCCGATGATGGTTTCGGTGACTAAAAAATCGTTCTTAGGAAACGCGCTCGGAGGTTTGGACGTTTCCGAGCGTGAGATCGCGACGGTGATCGCGGAGTTGTATCTTTCCATTCGAAAAGTGGAATATATCCGAACGCACGAACCGAAAAATCTAAAACAAGCTTTGAAAATCTGGGATTTGTTGCGTTAG
- a CDS encoding tetratricopeptide repeat protein, which yields MDKGRNHSLTTINLKTFWIRSLIVLFIASTVNVCIYPIREAEVLENDVSFIYLNSTEFSEAELEKITSIWKVRGLRGKGNSAEDKNNLGVLFAKNSFLDDAETSWKECMKLSDSNPICFSNLIRMHYLIDEYETAKEEIASYLKNAKKEQVQQVRKLLTSQNRREETVLLLDVQSKIPGMEVVSWEELSTYFLEKQDYERAYFYLEKILQINPYHKNARASMVLLAHDLEKWDDLLMFSINLHSTDDKIPDLNYYIAKAYYEKRNYSEALDWIRKAPESEKETLPFIELWKRILLSVNPNSDLHPILPYIKRMQAKGLQIREEDILPTLNSSGKKTIEDIKVGR from the coding sequence ATGGATAAAGGGCGAAATCATTCGCTCACTACTATAAACCTCAAAACTTTTTGGATTCGATCTTTAATCGTTTTATTCATCGCGTCTACCGTAAACGTCTGCATTTATCCGATACGAGAAGCCGAAGTTTTAGAAAACGACGTTTCCTTCATCTATCTTAATTCTACCGAATTCTCCGAAGCCGAACTCGAAAAGATAACCTCGATCTGGAAAGTAAGGGGCTTACGAGGAAAAGGAAATAGCGCGGAAGATAAAAACAATCTCGGCGTTTTATTCGCAAAAAATTCCTTTTTGGACGACGCTGAAACGTCTTGGAAAGAATGTATGAAACTTTCCGATTCAAATCCGATCTGTTTTTCAAATCTGATCCGAATGCATTATCTAATCGACGAATACGAAACCGCAAAAGAGGAAATCGCTTCGTATCTCAAAAACGCAAAAAAGGAACAAGTCCAACAAGTTCGAAAACTTCTTACTTCTCAAAACCGAAGAGAAGAAACCGTTCTCTTGCTCGACGTTCAGTCCAAAATTCCCGGAATGGAAGTCGTTTCTTGGGAAGAATTGAGCACCTATTTTTTGGAAAAACAGGATTACGAAAGAGCGTATTTCTATCTGGAAAAAATCCTTCAGATCAATCCCTATCATAAAAACGCGCGCGCGTCCATGGTTCTATTGGCTCACGATCTGGAAAAATGGGACGATCTTTTGATGTTCTCGATCAATCTCCATTCTACGGACGACAAGATCCCCGATTTGAACTATTACATCGCGAAAGCATATTACGAAAAACGCAATTACTCCGAAGCCCTGGACTGGATCCGAAAAGCGCCCGAATCCGAAAAGGAAACTCTTCCGTTTATCGAACTTTGGAAAAGAATTCTTCTTTCCGTAAATCCAAACTCAGATTTACATCCGATTCTCCCTTATATCAAAAGAATGCAGGCCAAAGGATTGCAGATTCGAGAAGAGGACATTTTGCCGACTTTGAATTCTTCCGGAAAAAAGACGATCGAAGACATCAAAGTCGGGCGTTAG
- a CDS encoding tetratricopeptide repeat protein, with the protein MTGTDISKIFNQALALEKEGKHPEAIQLYESLIQSQPKYQKSYLNLGALYSKLGNSRKAIEVYQKALGIGKTPELYYNIGVELYRTGEVETAVRSLKKSLELEKRFLKSHILLAYCYRQLEKDDKTELYLTNAIRLDPENRMALTALATLHFEKERWKECLETANKVNKLYPGDSRMQVLLSEVHTRLGNFKQSFEILKQATSQSKGFTRFADAVEESKKNPEEAAFFDSLEKLTKNKLDEFRSKFEMNKENPEDFAPPNPQDALDLSLMYLFHGDKERALKYMLYAQKQLEESGAQESSDG; encoded by the coding sequence ATGACCGGGACAGACATCAGCAAGATATTCAATCAGGCTTTGGCCTTGGAAAAAGAAGGCAAACACCCGGAAGCGATCCAACTTTACGAAAGTCTGATTCAATCCCAACCGAAGTATCAAAAATCCTATCTGAATCTCGGAGCGCTCTATTCCAAACTTGGAAATTCAAGAAAGGCGATCGAAGTTTATCAAAAGGCCCTCGGGATCGGAAAAACCCCGGAACTCTATTACAATATCGGCGTAGAACTTTATAGAACGGGAGAAGTCGAAACCGCCGTTCGATCTCTCAAAAAATCCCTCGAACTCGAAAAACGATTTTTGAAATCGCATATTCTCCTCGCGTACTGCTATCGCCAACTGGAGAAAGACGACAAAACGGAACTCTATCTCACAAACGCGATTCGACTCGATCCTGAAAATCGAATGGCCCTCACCGCTCTCGCGACTTTACATTTCGAAAAAGAACGTTGGAAAGAATGTCTCGAAACCGCAAACAAGGTGAACAAACTTTATCCCGGCGACTCGAGAATGCAGGTGCTTCTTTCGGAGGTCCATACTCGACTCGGCAACTTTAAACAATCGTTTGAAATTCTAAAACAAGCGACTTCTCAATCGAAAGGATTTACCCGTTTTGCGGACGCGGTTGAAGAATCCAAAAAAAATCCGGAAGAAGCGGCCTTCTTCGACTCGTTGGAAAAACTCACCAAAAACAAATTGGATGAATTCCGTTCCAAATTCGAAATGAACAAGGAAAATCCGGAAGACTTCGCTCCTCCGAATCCGCAGGATGCACTTGATCTTTCACTCATGTATTTATTCCATGGTGATAAAGAACGGGCTTTGAAGTATATGCTTTACGCCCAGAAACAATTGGAAGAATCCGGTGCGCAAGAATCGAGCGATGGATAA
- the mpl36 gene encoding RlpA family plasminogen-binding lipoprotein MPL36, which yields MKQIAILVALIIFTSCASVESKRSISASGDPSEIFFEKEIAPMDRESGSNTTSQKPGRRSFEEELNVEKYAKAQPPEKTNSSNGDFDEIGMSSWYGAKFHGKPTASGEKFDKTKLTAAHPTLPLGSIIRVQNLENQKEVLVRVNDRGPFVKDRIIDLSEKAADTLEFKDSGIAKVGIKVVKRGGAAGEESEDLENNDDEDALLGDENGKPEKLTPQKSDYPNKPVAGGKYIKGAPKGYTVQVGVFRDQTRAEAYKSSIGQEYGEKTFVFTRDGLFVIQLGDFGSRTGAESLKSKLKTDGIDCFIPKK from the coding sequence ATGAAACAAATAGCAATCTTAGTTGCCCTGATTATTTTTACGTCTTGCGCTTCCGTTGAATCGAAACGAAGCATCAGCGCATCCGGAGATCCGTCCGAGATCTTTTTTGAAAAAGAGATCGCTCCAATGGATCGAGAATCCGGATCGAACACCACTTCCCAAAAACCGGGACGCAGATCGTTCGAAGAAGAATTGAACGTTGAAAAATACGCAAAGGCTCAACCGCCGGAAAAAACGAACAGCTCCAACGGAGATTTCGACGAAATCGGAATGTCTTCCTGGTACGGAGCGAAGTTTCACGGAAAACCGACCGCAAGCGGCGAGAAGTTCGATAAAACGAAATTAACCGCGGCGCACCCGACTCTTCCTTTGGGTTCCATCATTCGAGTTCAGAATCTTGAAAATCAAAAAGAAGTTTTGGTTCGCGTAAACGATCGAGGACCTTTCGTAAAGGATAGAATCATAGATCTTTCCGAAAAAGCCGCCGATACGCTGGAATTCAAAGACAGCGGTATCGCTAAAGTAGGAATCAAAGTCGTTAAACGCGGCGGGGCCGCCGGAGAAGAATCCGAAGATCTCGAAAACAACGACGATGAAGACGCGCTTCTCGGAGACGAAAACGGAAAGCCTGAAAAACTGACTCCGCAAAAATCCGATTATCCGAACAAACCCGTTGCCGGTGGAAAGTATATCAAAGGCGCTCCCAAAGGTTATACGGTTCAAGTCGGAGTATTCCGCGATCAAACAAGAGCGGAAGCGTATAAATCCAGCATCGGTCAAGAATACGGAGAAAAAACTTTCGTGTTTACCAGAGACGGTTTGTTCGTAATTCAGTTGGGAGATTTCGGCAGCAGAACTGGAGCCGAGTCTTTGAAATCAAAATTGAAAACGGACGGGATTGACTGCTTTATTCCAAAAAAGTAA
- the cysE gene encoding serine O-acetyltransferase produces the protein MFENIKFIKKYDPAAKSYLEIILCYPGLHALWFHKLAHFLYRMKLPLIPRMINTFSRFVTGIDIHPGAQIANGIMIDHGHGVVIGETATVAKGCLIYQGVTLGGTGKESGKRHPSLLENVVVGAGAKILGNITIGKNVRVGAGSVVMRDVPHDTTVVGIPAKVVRSKMPIGEEGEHMLDHNEIPDPVAKVFSLLLERIDSLQKEVDSMNKDGFHKNVSRKEKDNLEEILDEFIHGGGI, from the coding sequence TTGTTCGAGAACATTAAATTCATCAAGAAGTATGATCCCGCCGCAAAGTCCTATTTGGAAATCATACTTTGTTATCCGGGTCTACACGCGCTCTGGTTTCATAAATTGGCCCATTTTCTCTATCGGATGAAACTTCCCTTAATCCCGAGGATGATCAATACTTTTTCCAGATTCGTCACTGGAATCGACATTCACCCGGGAGCGCAGATCGCAAACGGGATCATGATCGATCACGGTCACGGAGTCGTGATCGGTGAAACGGCAACCGTTGCAAAAGGATGTTTGATTTATCAGGGAGTTACGCTCGGCGGAACCGGAAAAGAATCGGGGAAACGTCATCCGTCTTTGCTGGAGAATGTGGTCGTCGGCGCCGGCGCTAAAATTTTGGGAAACATCACAATCGGAAAGAACGTCCGAGTCGGCGCAGGTTCCGTCGTAATGAGAGACGTTCCCCACGATACGACCGTGGTCGGAATTCCGGCAAAAGTCGTCCGTTCCAAAATGCCGATCGGAGAAGAAGGCGAACACATGCTGGATCACAACGAAATTCCGGATCCGGTCGCGAAGGTTTTTTCACTTCTCCTCGAAAGAATCGATTCTCTCCAAAAGGAAGTGGATTCAATGAACAAGGACGGATTTCACAAAAACGTTTCGAGAAAGGAAAAAGACAATCTGGAAGAAATTCTGGACGAGTTTATCCACGGCGGCGGAATCTAA